In bacterium, a single genomic region encodes these proteins:
- a CDS encoding DUF1566 domain-containing protein, protein MFSTLFSPSRSLAFILVMVMLLVGLAAVGCLTGSGDDDSSHDDTADDDDDASESHDDNFDDDTTSIDDDTDSDDDADDDGGSIDNGSLVGGDVYEETWTDFTTQLTWEVKPPNDPYLWKDAKIYCENLVLDGGGWRLPTISELRSIIRGCARNMTGGECGISDECPHHDCSDYEACRQCAYLRGPGPWGLYWPDELNGHVTRYWSSTEVLDDPPYIWCGLFDIGALGAVESDFSDGLGVRCVRNAP, encoded by the coding sequence ATGTTCTCGACCTTGTTTTCGCCTAGTCGATCACTCGCCTTCATATTGGTGATGGTGATGCTGCTGGTCGGGCTCGCCGCCGTTGGTTGCTTGACTGGAAGCGGCGACGATGATTCGTCCCATGACGACACGGCCGACGACGATGACGACGCGAGCGAAAGTCACGACGACAACTTTGACGACGACACCACCTCCATCGACGACGACACGGATTCGGACGACGACGCCGACGACGATGGCGGCTCCATCGACAACGGCTCGCTCGTCGGCGGCGACGTCTACGAAGAAACCTGGACCGATTTCACGACGCAATTGACGTGGGAGGTTAAGCCGCCAAATGACCCCTACCTTTGGAAAGACGCGAAGATTTATTGCGAAAATCTCGTGTTGGACGGTGGCGGATGGCGTCTTCCCACCATATCGGAGTTGCGTTCAATCATTCGCGGCTGCGCGCGAAACATGACCGGCGGTGAGTGCGGTATTAGCGACGAGTGTCCCCATCATGACTGCTCCGACTACGAAGCCTGCCGCCAATGCGCCTACCTGAGAGGTCCGGGACCGTGGGGACTCTATTGGCCCGATGAACTGAACGGTCACGTGACGCGGTACTGGTCATCGACCGAGGTTCTCGACGATCCCCCTTACATTTGGTGCGGACTTTTTGATATCGGCGCGCTCGGGGCGGTCGAAAGCGATTTTTCCGACGGCCTGGGTGTCCGCTGCGTTCGGAACGCCCCATGA
- a CDS encoding formylglycine-generating enzyme family protein, which translates to MTRDRIIRIAMAAAALIFAGGCFTGGHQDGVLTGDTSPADDDGDDRDDTIDDDEDADDDSGESRVPLFAVTIDRFGIRWIRVPAGSYTMGCSPADFTCGPAENTVEVKIPHDFLVMQHELTNREFFEVFGKHPDPDEPSEHPEHPFHGNWTIARPSEICAQIGARLPTDREWEYVARAGTTTRYYCGTDPACLDDIAWWSGNTPAQGKDDFGALPVGQKAPNPWGFFDILGNAWEMVDDYQDCGDGYISAVARGGDVTSDAYNMRVSMWGLAVECGGPALIGIRCAKKLENDGSRF; encoded by the coding sequence ATGACACGCGACAGGATCATTCGGATTGCGATGGCCGCGGCGGCGTTGATATTCGCCGGGGGTTGTTTTACCGGCGGCCATCAAGACGGCGTGTTGACCGGCGACACAAGTCCGGCCGACGACGATGGCGACGACCGCGACGATACAATCGACGATGACGAGGACGCGGACGATGACTCCGGCGAGTCGCGGGTCCCCTTGTTCGCCGTCACGATCGACCGGTTCGGTATCCGCTGGATCCGCGTTCCCGCGGGGAGCTACACCATGGGGTGCTCACCGGCCGATTTCACTTGCGGGCCGGCCGAAAATACCGTCGAGGTTAAAATTCCTCACGACTTCCTCGTGATGCAGCACGAATTGACGAACAGAGAGTTCTTCGAGGTGTTCGGAAAGCATCCGGACCCGGACGAGCCGAGCGAGCATCCCGAACACCCGTTCCACGGAAATTGGACCATCGCGAGGCCGTCGGAAATTTGCGCACAAATCGGGGCGCGTTTGCCGACCGACCGGGAATGGGAGTACGTCGCGCGCGCCGGCACGACGACGCGTTACTACTGCGGCACCGACCCCGCGTGCCTGGATGACATCGCGTGGTGGTCCGGCAACACCCCGGCGCAAGGCAAGGACGATTTCGGCGCTCTTCCCGTGGGACAAAAGGCTCCGAATCCCTGGGGCTTTTTCGACATCCTTGGAAATGCGTGGGAGATGGTCGACGACTATCAGGATTGTGGCGACGGTTATATTTCCGCGGTTGCCCGCGGCGGTGACGTCACGAGCGACGCATACAATATGCGCGTTTCGATGTGGGGTCTGGCGGTCGAATGCGGCGGTCCCGCACTCATCGGAATCCGCTGCGCCAAGAAACTCGAGAACGACGGCAGCCGATTCTAG
- a CDS encoding formylglycine-generating enzyme family protein, with amino-acid sequence MRVLAITTALAVFAAAGCGREPASKDDAIESEWAHFVCNPGWEPWALDLCHALQADAAAGLNERKPDLSASVFIAGGTLISGPKTGGSSRESLPPGRRKVTAFFIDRFEATNRDYGECVAARQCLPLSPSPHLGTDYREPEYPAILDFRQARRYCRWRGKRLPTEYEWEFAARGRKNYRYVTGDNPPEPGWANVCGDACSFDWKREDWEDGYAYTAPAGAFPRDATAQGVMDMTGNLKEWTTTGEPLAPGQIIARGGSWYSDRTDLVPADARQIWQLPIRHDDKGVRCAADAGLWGRIQSALTFD; translated from the coding sequence TTGCGCGTCCTCGCGATCACGACGGCGCTCGCCGTTTTTGCCGCGGCCGGCTGCGGCCGGGAGCCGGCCTCCAAGGATGACGCCATCGAGTCGGAATGGGCGCACTTCGTCTGCAATCCCGGATGGGAGCCCTGGGCGCTTGATCTTTGCCACGCGCTGCAGGCCGACGCTGCCGCCGGCCTTAACGAACGAAAGCCCGATCTGTCGGCGTCCGTGTTTATCGCCGGCGGCACGCTCATCTCGGGCCCAAAAACGGGCGGCTCGTCGCGCGAGTCACTGCCCCCGGGCCGGCGAAAGGTGACGGCGTTTTTCATCGACCGGTTCGAGGCCACCAATCGCGACTACGGCGAATGCGTCGCCGCGCGCCAATGCCTGCCGCTATCGCCAAGCCCGCATCTCGGCACGGACTACCGCGAGCCAGAGTATCCGGCGATCCTCGATTTCCGGCAGGCCAGGCGCTATTGCCGCTGGCGCGGCAAACGGCTGCCGACGGAGTACGAGTGGGAGTTCGCCGCGCGCGGGCGTAAAAATTACCGATACGTCACGGGTGACAATCCGCCCGAGCCCGGGTGGGCGAACGTCTGCGGAGACGCGTGCTCCTTCGACTGGAAGCGCGAGGACTGGGAGGATGGTTACGCGTATACCGCGCCCGCCGGCGCCTTTCCGCGCGATGCGACGGCGCAGGGCGTCATGGACATGACCGGCAATCTCAAGGAGTGGACGACGACCGGCGAGCCGCTTGCGCCGGGACAGATCATCGCCCGCGGCGGGTCGTGGTATTCGGACCGCACGGACCTCGTGCCCGCGGACGCGCGGCAGATCTGGCAGCTCCCCATCCGGCACGACGACAAGGGCGTGCGCTGCGCGGCGGACGCGGGCCTTTGGGGACGCATCCAGAGCGCGTTGACGTTCGATTGA